The genomic window CAGCCAAATAAAGAACGCTGCTTCTAAATGCTACATTGGTGTTAAGGAGTTTTGTATTTTACCAAATTTTTGGTAACATTCCcactgccaaggaaagctctgTCTGCTGCTGTCCACAAACAGGaaagggctggtgggagatgtgatGGACTGAGGCTGCCTGGGGTATTGTGACCATGAAATAATCAACTTTCCATAAAtctgggaaagaaggaaaggcaTCAACAAAACATCTACACTGAAATTatggagggcagactttggcctctATAGGATGCAGATTTGGGGAGTACTGAATCaggtactgatttttttaagggaaacaGCCCTTAAAAACAGGAGAGTCCAGGAAGGATGGACACACTTCAGAAAAGGAATCTTAAGGGGAGAGGAGCATCCTGTCCTGGTGTGCCAAAAGATGAGCCAGTGAGGAAAATGACTGGCCTGGCTGCCCATGAAACTTTTGTGggaactcaggaaaaaaaaaaaaaaaacaaaaaaaaaaaaacgtgcAACACCTAGGATAGAAGGTCAGGCAATTCAGGAAATGTTTAGGGATGTTGATAGGTcatggggaaagaaaattagagaGGTGAAAGATAGTTAAAATTTAACCTGGccagttttctgaaaaattaaaatgtttccacAAATAAATTTATAGCAAAATGTGGGATAAGGAAAACATTTAGTCTTTATTCGATGCTGTGAGGAATATAGTAATAGAGATAAGGAAAAGGCTGAGCTGCTAAACTCCTTGTTTGCCTCATTTTTCAACAATCAGACAGGTTGTGCTCATGACACGTGTTCTCCTGAGCTGGTagatgggcacagggagcagaacagCCCCCCTGTcatccaggaggaagcagctggtgaCCTGCTGAGCCACTCAGATGCTCACAGGTGTCtctgggaccagatgggatccatcctaGGGGGATGAGGCAGCTGGTGGATGAGCTCaccaagctgctctccatcatttctcatcagtcctggctcaccAGGGAGGTCCCAGAGGACTGGAGGTGCCAGTGTGAGCCCATCCccaagaagggctggaaggaggatctggggaactccaggcctgtcagcctgacctcggTGCCCAGCAAGGTTCTGGAACAGATCACCTTGAGAGCCATCACATGGCACCCACAGGATGGCTGAgggatcagacccagccagcatggatTTCAATATCTGCATTGATGATCTAGATGAGGGGATTGAGTCCAccatcagcaaatttgcagatgacaccaagctgggtgtgagtgtggatctgctggagggtaggagggctctgcacagggacctggacaggctggatccagggCCCAAATCCAACAGTGggaggtttaacaagaccaagggCTGGGTCCTGCATTTTGCCCACAACAACTCCTGCAgcgctacaggctggggacggtgCAGCTGGAGAGCgtccaggcagaaagggacctggggcaCTGATGGACAgaaggctggacatgagccagcagtgtgcccaggtggccaagaaggccaatggcacctggcctggatcaggaatggtgtggccagcaggagcagggcagtgattcttcccctgtgctcagcagtggtGAGGCAGCAccctgagtgctgtgtccagttctgggcccccccaatttaggaaggacatggaggggctggagcatgtccagagaagagcaacaaggctggtgaggggtctggaacacaagtcctgtgaggagaggctgagggagctggggttatTTATCCTGAAGAAGATGAGGCTCAGGAGAGACAAGGTGGTATCAGGGCACaggttgggcttgatgatctcCAAGCTGTTTTTACACCTGgccaattctgtgattctctgaaaccacccttggagcagttgcaggatgagccctgggcctcctcttcagaaggtccagcagcTCAGGTCCCTCAggttctcctcacagccccaaagcccatcctgtcagtcctgcagagcctctgcagcccctcctcatggcccagaacagggagccccacagccagacacagcagcccagatgtgcccccctggcctgtggtgcctctggcaaTGGAACAGCccgaggcactgcaggagcctgcagacaattcctgcagcacttggaggatgatcctgctccccaagggACGTTCCCATGGTGTGATGCTGtttgtccccagcctgtccacggccaccctggggctgctcacggggcttttctctgctgagcattggcctgggcgtgttctggagagagcctgggcaaggagcctggagcccccaggccctggcctgaggcgtcagcgctgccccagcagtgcccatggcctgtccctgctgcagccctggcactgccacccccagcactgtgcctggccccgagagcactcaggccctacagcaacaccagggccaggagggcagcggggcagggccacgggagcagcactggcaacaccaagtgctgctgccgctgggcacagctgctgtgccagcactgatctgccccagctctgcacacagacattgctgctgcagctacagagaagggaacaaaagggggaTCTCCAGTGAAAACGTTTCTGGGAGATCCTTAAATGTGTTTAAAGCCACTGAGAGCACAGCCTCTCACTGAAATAGTTTGGGGCcacaggaaaaaaccaaaactgataACCAAACAACAAGTGTTATAAAATTGACTTTTACTACAAGTGATGTGTAGAAAATGGCAATCaatttaatgtttctgaaatcGTCCCGAGATCagtctccacactgcagccttgagctcctggttcctcaggccgtagatgagggggttcagggctggaggcaccaccgagtacagaactgacagtgccagatccagggatggggaggagatggaggggggcttcaggtAGGTAACAAAGCCAGTGCTGAGAAacagggagagcacagccaggtgagggaggcaggtggaaaaggctttgtgacGTCCCTGCTCAGATGGGattctcagcacagccctgaagatctgcacatacgagaaaacaatgaacacaaaacagccAAAAGCTAAAATGGTACCAACCACAGTAATCCCAAATTCCCTGTGTTTTGAGtgtgagcaggagagcttgaggaTCTGTGGCacttcacagaagaactggcccagggcattgccctggcacaggggaagggaaattgtattggctgtgtgcagcagagcatagagaaaggcactggcccaggcagctgctgccatgtgggcacaagctctgctgcccaggagggtcccgtagtgcaggggtttgcagatggacacatAGCGGTCATAGCACATGATGGTAAGGAGAGAATATTCTGCTGatataaaaaaggcaaagaaaaagagctgtgcagcacatcctgAGTAGGAGAtgttcctggtgtcccagagggaattgtgcatggctttggggacagtggtgaggatggagcccaggtcagtgagggccaggttgagcaggaagaagaacatgggcgtgtgcaggaggtggccgcaggctacggcgctgatgatgaggccgttggccaggagggcagccagggagatgcccaggaagaggcagaagtgcaggagctgcagctgccgtgTGTGtgccaatggcagcaggaggaagtggctgatggagctgctgttggacatttgctgtgtctggctgtttCAACCTTTAGGAAGCAAGATAGTGAAGTTTGAGGGGAGATTTCTCATAGAAGAGTCACAACCCTTTCTCACAGACCATTCCCTGTCAATAAATACCACCCCTTTTTCTACGTCTAACATAACTTCCTTCATCTTGGTTGCTGGAGATTGCTGCTGGCCAATACTCAAGGAGAAGCCAGACCTCAAGAAGCAAGATACCCTGGAGTTAGCCCTGAGCCCCAGTCAGTGCAGGGGAACAGCGAGGGCAGGGGCCAGTCCTGGTGTTTGAACTTGGACAAAGAATCCCCTCATAAGGCACCGGAGCTGCCAGGGTGAAGGGATGAGGATTGAAGGAGGCAGAACAAGAGATTCCGCTGCACCTGGGGAGAACAGGTGGTACAGGAGGATTGTCTGAGCCTTAGTGCAGactgaggggagctgctctgtccctctctcctgttCCCAGCTGTCATGGACTTGCACCTTTCCGATCGCCACTCCCGTGTTACCCTGGAAAGCCAGGAgacactgctgagagcagagggatccctggcacacagagtggctcctgcctttcccaaagtCAGGGAGAgtcagctcattcccagcctgccctgcccagagctccccagggcagagggagctgggacaccccattgctgtgctcagcctgcacaGGAGGAGAACAAGGgctgggcctgagcctgcagctggaactgccattcccagagagcccctcagcaatgccaggagcacctgggcaaggcaaggagagagagagagcctggccctgaggaaaagcctttccctgcccagccctgcccagcccctgccaggcagcagcagtgcaggacagtggCCCTCAGGCCCtggtcagcagggaatgggcacatggcaggagagatgcccttcatctctggggctgctctgcgGGCCCAGGAGGGGACTGAGGGCCCCGAGCCCCCtggctgagggctgtgctggctgtgaggggacacaagagctgtgctgctcagggcagtgtgtgccctgcagggcagggctggcaggtgccacatctcccctgcagcagggcttccctcatcactgcctccctccctccctgcccacgcctctgctgctgcagctgtcccagcccgagctgttcctgtggccccgggctccttccctgccagtgctgccagagcccagcccagcccctgggccagctctgccctgcagctgctcggggctgCAGGGGTTAAAGAACAGCTCCCCCAGGCCTGGGCACCATGGAAAGGGGATGCTGGATGGATCtggaggctggggagctggaggcactTGCTGAGGGTCCCAGGAATCCTCAGGGTGATGGTTTAAGAGCCTCAGTCCCTGCTCTACCCTGCACAGCTGAGTTTCCATTCCCACCAAGCTGAGCCAGGGAAGGGGGGGCGGGGGTGGGGTGGGCAAAGATTTAGGAAAGCAGAGACTCCAGCAGTAAACTCCTGACCTGAATGAGCTCATGAAAAGTCCCTTAAGAAATGACCTGGGCATgagctggagctctgagcagccctggcccacacagcaccctctcca from Hirundo rustica isolate bHirRus1 chromosome 33, bHirRus1.pri.v3, whole genome shotgun sequence includes these protein-coding regions:
- the LOC120764638 gene encoding olfactory receptor 14A16-like, translating into MSNSSSISHFLLLPLAHTRQLQLLHFCLFLGISLAALLANGLIISAVACGHLLHTPMFFFLLNLALTDLGSILTTVPKAMHNSLWDTRNISYSGCAAQLFFFAFFISAEYSLLTIMCYDRYVSICKPLHYGTLLGSRACAHMAAAAWASAFLYALLHTANTISLPLCQGNALGQFFCEVPQILKLSCSHSKHREFGITVVGTILAFGCFVFIVFSYVQIFRAVLRIPSEQGRHKAFSTCLPHLAVLSLFLSTGFVTYLKPPSISSPSLDLALSVLYSVVPPALNPLIYGLRNQELKAAVWRLISGRFQKH